The following proteins are co-located in the Pedobacter frigiditerrae genome:
- a CDS encoding outer membrane beta-barrel family protein: MTNLYSHHSSSFLFKGLFFLLIFVGLNIELYAQTPQNAKTPPPPLPQREISGIVKDTTDVGLPGVTVRLASEKDTLVISTNTDGIFVFKNVKSASYTLSVSMMSYKPFVGKFKQNDAIARIVMDPVILKDAANTLGEVVINGTPSITYKTDTVEYKASDYIVRENATVDELLKKMEGMEVGTDGTLVHQGTSVTKAKINGKTYLGGDVATAIQNLPAEIVEKIQVVDDYGDQAARTGVKDGDPEKILNIVTRADKSVGNTANIQGGAGNNERYEGSVFGTRLNANQTIGINARLNNTINGVANSGGNGSNGGGGGGRGGGGGGGNTGGGGGSGGTTTSGNGGFSFRDQLNKKIKVNANYRYNFNNVNSINNSESLRFVPVEVLPSTNPRTYITKPLLVNSNSDGNNDSKTHNFNFELEADLDSNNYIRFNPTINYTSAITSSQSGSNQRGAVYQNSINSNTGLNKRPNLEAIFFYQHTFTNRRRNLSLQVNLNSAKQESESDRNQNTTEFLDSTMTTVKKDLITHRLVERDNLQSTYRASLTYVEPINAKSQLEFNGQINRNSYDNEAITSDILANGNFAPVDSLSNIYDYSFTQSRIALNYRYGINNASKVRFSVGVTAVPALLSGTKVSLGTTTHRNSFNLIPIARFQYLWSRQHSIQINYSGNASEPTFDQIQPVRDLSNPQSPVVGNPNLKATFNHSINTSYNNYIANLKLNYSVNMNATFIDNSVIRNSVPIIQDGVTAYETRFINASGVYRVGGNYSISKQLADRKYNLSFNGSVNHNHNVAMARNISYTTSSWNMNNRFGPRINPTEWIEVNPNVGYSFIKSSTTQVGAQGNLTKTLSFNIDGKFIAWQSWIIGYSASKNFVSGISANVTSNPFVVNSYLQKELWKRRATLTFQAFDVFNQNNFVARNLSDDGGYTDTKTNALSRYFMIRASVRLQKWSGARPRNGNQMMRRGDGSFMQN, translated from the coding sequence ATGACCAATCTTTACTCTCATCACTCTTCCTCATTCTTATTTAAAGGATTATTTTTTCTCCTAATTTTTGTTGGGTTAAACATTGAGCTTTATGCTCAAACGCCACAAAATGCAAAAACACCACCACCTCCGCTTCCACAACGCGAAATCAGTGGAATTGTAAAAGATACTACAGATGTAGGCTTACCTGGTGTAACTGTGAGATTAGCTTCTGAGAAGGACACCTTAGTCATCAGCACAAACACAGACGGAATATTTGTATTCAAAAATGTAAAATCAGCATCCTATACACTTTCTGTAAGCATGATGAGCTATAAACCTTTTGTAGGAAAGTTTAAGCAAAATGACGCCATTGCAAGGATTGTAATGGACCCCGTAATTTTAAAAGACGCAGCCAATACTTTAGGCGAAGTTGTAATTAACGGAACACCATCAATCACCTACAAAACAGATACTGTAGAATATAAAGCTAGCGATTACATTGTTAGAGAGAACGCAACAGTTGACGAGCTATTAAAAAAGATGGAGGGAATGGAAGTAGGAACAGACGGTACATTAGTTCATCAAGGTACATCGGTTACTAAAGCCAAAATTAATGGTAAAACCTATTTAGGTGGCGATGTTGCCACTGCCATACAAAATTTACCTGCAGAAATAGTTGAAAAAATACAAGTAGTTGACGATTATGGCGATCAAGCAGCAAGAACTGGGGTAAAAGATGGCGACCCAGAAAAGATTTTAAATATTGTAACTCGTGCAGATAAATCTGTAGGCAATACCGCAAATATACAAGGCGGTGCAGGTAACAACGAACGTTACGAAGGTTCTGTATTTGGTACTCGACTCAACGCAAATCAAACCATTGGTATAAATGCGAGGTTAAATAATACTATTAATGGTGTCGCTAATAGTGGTGGAAATGGAAGTAACGGTGGTGGCGGTGGTGGCCGTGGTGGAGGCGGCGGAGGAGGAAATACAGGAGGCGGTGGCGGCAGTGGTGGTACAACCACTAGTGGCAATGGCGGCTTTTCTTTCCGTGATCAGTTAAACAAAAAAATAAAGGTAAATGCCAATTATCGTTATAATTTCAATAATGTAAATTCGATAAATAATAGTGAGTCATTGCGTTTTGTGCCTGTAGAAGTTCTACCTTCAACAAATCCCCGTACCTATATAACCAAACCATTGCTGGTTAATAGCAATAGCGATGGAAACAACGACAGTAAAACACATAATTTTAATTTCGAACTGGAAGCAGATTTAGATAGTAATAATTACATCAGGTTTAATCCAACCATCAATTATACATCTGCCATAACGAGTTCACAATCTGGCTCAAATCAGAGAGGTGCTGTATACCAAAATTCTATAAATTCCAATACAGGGCTTAATAAACGCCCAAATTTAGAAGCTATCTTTTTCTATCAGCATACTTTTACCAATAGAAGAAGAAACCTTTCTCTACAAGTAAATTTAAACTCTGCTAAGCAAGAATCAGAATCAGATCGTAATCAAAATACAACCGAATTTCTTGATTCTACCATGACTACAGTTAAGAAAGACCTAATTACCCACCGATTGGTAGAACGCGATAACCTACAAAGCACTTATAGAGCAAGTTTAACTTATGTAGAGCCTATCAATGCAAAATCGCAGTTAGAGTTTAATGGCCAGATCAATCGTAACAGTTACGATAATGAAGCCATCACCAGCGATATTTTAGCTAATGGAAACTTTGCACCAGTAGATTCATTAAGTAACATCTACGACTATTCATTTACACAGAGCAGAATCGCTTTAAACTATCGTTATGGAATTAACAATGCATCAAAAGTTCGGTTTTCAGTAGGTGTTACAGCTGTTCCGGCATTGTTAAGTGGTACAAAAGTAAGCTTAGGCACAACCACACACAGAAACAGCTTTAACCTAATTCCTATTGCAAGGTTCCAGTATTTATGGTCACGCCAGCACAGCATCCAAATCAATTATTCAGGTAATGCCAGCGAACCAACGTTCGATCAAATTCAGCCAGTAAGAGATTTGTCTAACCCACAAAGCCCAGTAGTTGGTAACCCTAACCTAAAAGCTACTTTTAACCACTCTATTAATACCTCATACAATAATTATATCGCGAACTTAAAGCTTAATTATTCAGTTAACATGAACGCCACGTTTATAGATAATTCGGTAATTAGAAACTCTGTGCCAATTATTCAAGATGGTGTAACAGCTTACGAAACTAGGTTTATCAATGCATCTGGCGTATACAGAGTGGGTGGTAATTATTCAATAAGTAAACAATTGGCCGATAGAAAATACAACCTTTCCTTTAATGGTAGTGTAAACCATAATCATAATGTGGCAATGGCAAGAAACATTTCTTATACCACCTCATCGTGGAACATGAACAATCGTTTCGGACCAAGGATAAATCCAACCGAGTGGATAGAGGTTAATCCAAATGTAGGTTACAGTTTCATTAAATCTAGCACTACCCAAGTTGGTGCACAAGGAAATTTAACCAAAACCTTATCTTTCAATATCGATGGTAAATTTATCGCTTGGCAAAGCTGGATCATTGGGTATAGCGCAAGCAAGAATTTTGTGAGCGGTATTTCTGCCAACGTAACTTCAAACCCATTTGTTGTAAATAGCTATTTGCAAAAAGAACTTTGGAAACGTAGAGCAACCTTAACTTTCCAAGCCTTCGATGTCTTTAACCAAAACAACTTCGTAGCAAGAAACCTCTCAGACGATGGTGGTTATACAGATACCAAAACAAACGCATTGAGTCGCTATTTCATGATCAGGGCAAGTGTTCGTTTACAAAAATGGAGCGGCGCTAGACCACGTAACGGCAACCAAATGATGAGAAGAGGCGACGGAAGCTTCATGCAAAACTAG
- a CDS encoding HAMP domain-containing sensor histidine kinase, protein MNSFKETFSSFWKKLIGSEVAYSLECRIFNAVTIFAVFTASVNAIVNFSLGLVEFGFLMLPLIGVLFLCYYLSRYKNKLTLAVGICALSFNLLCGGTYFEAAGSSGVNLFTFILIIFLLTIVCTKKQFWIWIPLNILFLVVLLTIEYLHPELVKPLYENERHKLLDLAQTFFEIIFMMTVITVFMKNSYNKEKDLAENRLVALQESNATKNKLFSIVAHDLKAPLASIENYLTLLNELGLSNDEKAKIEKNLLSSTRQTSEMLQNILLWSKDQMDGVPINLSNINLHDTLNHTIDLQNNLAAEKGISLNYEVNKELAVMADPDMLQLIVRNLLNNAIKFSPEGGSIKIFFEERPEQCLIIVSDNGIGVKESEKPFIFSLKSKGTYGTNQEKGVGLGLRLAQTYVELQHGEIWFESEVGKGTVFYVGLLKG, encoded by the coding sequence TTGAATTCATTTAAAGAAACCTTTTCATCCTTCTGGAAAAAACTTATTGGTAGCGAAGTTGCCTATTCTTTAGAGTGTAGAATTTTTAATGCCGTAACCATATTTGCTGTTTTTACCGCTTCGGTTAATGCAATAGTGAACTTTTCTTTGGGTTTAGTTGAGTTTGGGTTTTTGATGTTGCCTCTAATTGGCGTATTGTTCCTTTGTTATTATTTATCGAGGTATAAAAACAAATTAACTCTTGCTGTTGGTATTTGTGCGCTTTCTTTTAATTTACTTTGTGGGGGTACTTATTTTGAAGCTGCTGGTTCTAGTGGGGTAAACTTGTTTACTTTTATCCTGATTATTTTTTTGTTAACGATTGTTTGTACCAAGAAACAGTTTTGGATATGGATTCCGCTAAATATTTTATTCTTAGTGGTGCTTTTAACGATAGAATATCTTCATCCTGAATTGGTAAAGCCTTTATATGAGAATGAAAGGCATAAACTTTTAGATTTGGCGCAAACGTTTTTCGAGATTATTTTCATGATGACGGTGATTACTGTTTTCATGAAGAATAGTTACAACAAGGAGAAAGACCTCGCCGAAAATAGATTGGTTGCTTTACAGGAAAGTAATGCCACCAAGAACAAGCTTTTTTCTATTGTGGCCCATGATTTAAAAGCACCATTGGCTTCTATTGAGAATTACCTGACTTTGCTTAATGAACTGGGGCTTAGTAATGATGAAAAGGCGAAGATTGAAAAAAACCTATTAAGTTCTACTCGGCAGACTTCTGAAATGCTACAAAACATTTTGCTTTGGTCTAAAGATCAAATGGATGGCGTGCCTATTAATTTGTCTAACATCAACTTGCATGATACGCTAAATCATACTATTGATCTGCAGAATAATTTGGCTGCTGAAAAGGGTATTAGTCTTAATTATGAGGTTAACAAGGAGCTGGCTGTAATGGCTGATCCTGATATGCTGCAACTGATTGTACGGAATTTATTAAATAACGCGATTAAGTTTTCGCCCGAGGGTGGGTCGATAAAGATTTTTTTTGAGGAAAGGCCAGAACAGTGTTTGATTATTGTTAGTGATAATGGTATTGGTGTTAAGGAGAGTGAGAAACCGTTTATCTTTTCGCTAAAGAGTAAGGGGACTTATGGCACTAATCAGGAAAAGGGTGTTGGCTTAGGTTTAAGGTTGGCACAGACTTATGTTGAGTTGCAACATGGGGAGATTTGGTTTGAAAGTGAGGTTGGTAAAGGGACGGTTTTTTATGTGGGGTTGCTGAAGGGGTAA
- a CDS encoding START-like domain-containing protein, with amino-acid sequence MSEKKKFTLEYELRSSPRILFSFISEPNGLSQWFADDVIFRDQVYTFTWDDEVQKAKMLSIKENKLVKFKWLDDEPHCYFEMEIVQDELTNDVALAITDFATDETRSEKTQIWDNQITYLLSVIGA; translated from the coding sequence ATGTCAGAAAAGAAAAAATTTACATTAGAATATGAGTTGAGGTCATCTCCCCGTATATTATTCAGTTTTATCAGCGAACCAAACGGCTTATCTCAATGGTTTGCAGACGATGTGATTTTTAGAGATCAGGTTTACACCTTCACGTGGGATGACGAAGTGCAAAAAGCAAAAATGCTAAGCATCAAAGAAAACAAATTGGTTAAATTCAAGTGGTTAGACGATGAGCCGCATTGTTATTTCGAAATGGAGATCGTACAAGACGAATTAACCAACGATGTAGCCTTGGCCATTACCGATTTTGCCACAGATGAGACACGCTCAGAAAAAACACAAATTTGGGATAATCAAATCACTTACCTCCTTAGCGTAATTGGTGCCTAA